The Populus alba chromosome 6, ASM523922v2, whole genome shotgun sequence genome contains a region encoding:
- the LOC118050302 gene encoding uncharacterized protein gives MSYNTSAEGSGSRNTTRTFEFGRTHVVRPKGKHQATIVWLHGLGDKGSSWSQLLETLPLPNIKWICPTAPTRPVAIFGGFPCTAWSDVGDISEDAPDDLEGLDASAAHVANLLSTEPADIKLGVGGFSMGAATALYSATCCILGQYGNGNLYPVNLSAIVGLSGWLPCSRTLRNRIERSDEAARRAASLPILLCHGSGDDVVAHKHGEKSAQALSSAGFRNLTFRSYNGLGHYTIPEEMDEVCNWLTTRIGLDGPRS, from the exons ATGAGCTACAATACCTCCGCTGAAGGATCTG GCAGTAGGAATACTACAAGAACATTTGAGTTTGGAAGGACCCATGTGGTGAGGCCTAAAGGAAAGCACCAGGCCACTATAGTTTGGCTGCATGGCCTTGGTGATAAGGGCTCAAG CTGGTCCCAGCTCTTGGAAACCCTTCCTCTTCCAAAT ATTAAATGGATATGCCCAACTGCTCCAACCAGGCCAGTAGCAATATTTGGTGGATTTCCATGCACTGCTT GGTCTGATGTTGGGGATATTTCGGAAGATGCCCCTGATGATTTGGAGGGGCTAGATGCTTCAGCAGCGCATGTTGCAAATCTTTTATCGACTGAGCCTGCTGATA TCAAACTTGGTGTAGGTGGCTTCAGTATGGGAGCTGCAACTGCCCTCTACTCTGCCACATGCTGCATTTTAGGGCAATATGGGAATGGAAACCTGTACCCAGTCAACTTAAGTGCAATTGTTGGTCTAAGTGGCTGGCTTCCATGTTCAAG GACCTTGAGGAACCGGATAGAAAGATCAGATGAAGCTGCAAGACGTGCAGCATCCTTGCCCATCTTGCTCTGCCATGGCTCAG GTGATGATGTGGTTGCACATAAACATGGAGAGAAATCAGCTCAGGCATTAAGTTCAGCTGGATTCCGAAATCTTACATTTAGAAGCTATAATGG GCTTGGCCATTACACAATCCCTGAAGAGATGGATGAAGTTTGTAATTGGCTAACCACGAGGATAGGTCTCGACGGGCCACGGTCTTAA